The following are from one region of the Erwinia billingiae Eb661 genome:
- the grxB gene encoding glutaredoxin 2, producing the protein MKLYVYDHCPFCVRSRMIFGLKDVACEIVTLPNDDEATPTRLIGKKMLPVLVTESNEAIGESLDIVNYIDATYGSPMLTGSENSAIEGWMDDASTRIYQLAVPRWASSDFEEFRQAPARQYFTAKKEAVFGPFPSLLEQTDSLVAEMNEKLAALETLISVTKRDGETLSLTDIRLFPLLRSLSIVKGMHWPPRVDAWRREIALRSQVNLNDDIAI; encoded by the coding sequence ATGAAACTGTATGTTTACGATCACTGCCCCTTCTGCGTGCGATCACGCATGATTTTTGGCTTAAAAGACGTTGCCTGTGAAATCGTTACGCTGCCAAATGATGATGAAGCCACGCCAACACGACTCATTGGGAAAAAAATGCTCCCAGTGCTGGTCACCGAGAGCAACGAGGCGATTGGTGAGAGTCTGGATATCGTTAACTATATTGATGCCACCTACGGTTCGCCGATGCTAACTGGATCTGAAAACTCAGCGATAGAAGGCTGGATGGATGACGCTTCGACACGCATTTATCAACTGGCGGTCCCGCGCTGGGCGAGTTCAGATTTTGAAGAGTTTCGTCAAGCGCCAGCAAGGCAGTATTTTACCGCTAAGAAAGAAGCTGTTTTTGGCCCGTTCCCGTCTTTACTTGAACAAACCGATTCGCTGGTTGCGGAAATGAATGAGAAACTTGCCGCGCTGGAAACGTTAATATCAGTGACGAAGCGTGACGGTGAGACATTATCACTGACCGATATTCGCCTTTTCCCCCTGCTGCGTTCATTATCCATCGTCAAGGGAATGCACTGGCCGCCACGGGTTGATGCCTGGCGCAGAGAGATTGCCCTGCGATCTCAGGTCAATCTCAACGACGATATCGCTATATAA
- a CDS encoding S-(hydroxymethyl)glutathione dehydrogenase/class III alcohol dehydrogenase, whose translation MKSRAAVAFGPGKPLEIVELDVEPPRAGEVLVKISHTGVCHTDAFTLSGDDPEGVFPAVLGHEGAGVVVEVGEGVTSVKPGDHVIPLYTAECGECLFCKSGKTNLCTAVRATQGKGLMPDGTTRFSYNGQPIYHYMGCSTFSEYTVVAEVSLAKINPEANHEHVCLLGCGVTTGIGAVHNTAKVQPGDSVAIFGLGGIGLAAIQGARQAKAGRIIAIDTNPGKFELAKKFGATDCINPNDFDKPIQEVIIEMTGWGVDHSFECIGNVNVMRAALESSHRGWGQSIIIGVAGAGKEISTRPFQLVTGRQWKGSAFGGVKGRSQLPGMVEDAMKGDIELEPFVTHTMGLDDINDAFDLMHEGKSIRTVIHYE comes from the coding sequence ATGAAATCTCGTGCTGCGGTTGCGTTTGGTCCAGGCAAGCCTTTAGAAATTGTCGAGCTCGATGTTGAGCCGCCGCGTGCTGGCGAAGTGCTGGTGAAAATCAGCCATACCGGCGTGTGTCATACCGATGCCTTCACCTTGTCTGGCGACGATCCTGAAGGGGTATTCCCTGCGGTGTTGGGCCATGAAGGTGCGGGTGTGGTGGTTGAAGTGGGTGAAGGGGTCACCAGCGTTAAACCAGGCGATCACGTCATCCCACTTTACACCGCTGAATGTGGCGAGTGCCTGTTCTGTAAATCCGGCAAAACCAATCTGTGCACCGCCGTTCGTGCCACCCAGGGCAAAGGCCTGATGCCCGATGGCACCACCCGTTTCTCCTATAACGGCCAGCCTATCTATCACTACATGGGCTGTTCAACATTCAGCGAGTACACCGTGGTCGCTGAAGTCTCGCTGGCGAAGATCAATCCGGAAGCCAATCACGAGCACGTTTGCCTGTTGGGTTGTGGCGTGACCACCGGTATTGGTGCGGTTCACAATACGGCTAAAGTGCAGCCAGGCGACTCGGTAGCAATCTTTGGCCTGGGCGGTATCGGCCTTGCAGCGATTCAGGGCGCGCGTCAGGCGAAAGCGGGTCGCATCATTGCTATCGACACCAACCCAGGCAAGTTTGAGCTGGCTAAAAAATTCGGCGCGACCGACTGTATTAATCCAAACGATTTCGACAAGCCCATTCAGGAAGTCATTATTGAAATGACCGGCTGGGGTGTTGATCACTCATTTGAATGTATTGGCAATGTGAACGTGATGCGTGCCGCGCTTGAGTCTTCACACCGTGGTTGGGGTCAGTCCATCATTATTGGCGTCGCCGGTGCAGGTAAAGAGATCTCCACGCGTCCGTTCCAGCTGGTAACCGGTCGTCAGTGGAAAGGCTCGGCGTTCGGCGGCGTTAAAGGCCGCAGTCAGTTGCCTGGAATGGTTGAAGACGCGATGAAAGGGGATATTGAGCTTGAGCCGTTTGTCACGCACACCATGGGTCTGGATGACATCAACGATGCATTCGATCTGATGCACGAAGGTAAATCTATCCGCACCGTTATCCATTACGAATAA
- a CDS encoding metal/formaldehyde-sensitive transcriptional repressor — translation MPHSPEDKKRALNRIKRIQGQCEGIQRSLEAGADCAPVLMQMAAVRGAMNGLMTEILESYIKEEFAGKLKPDSEAGEDIGELVKLVKSYFK, via the coding sequence ATGCCACACTCCCCCGAAGATAAGAAACGCGCGCTAAACAGAATAAAAAGGATTCAGGGGCAATGCGAAGGGATACAGCGTTCGCTGGAAGCGGGTGCGGATTGTGCCCCGGTACTGATGCAAATGGCAGCAGTCAGAGGCGCGATGAATGGCCTGATGACCGAAATCCTCGAAAGCTATATAAAAGAAGAGTTTGCCGGCAAACTGAAGCCTGACAGCGAGGCGGGTGAAGATATCGGTGAGCTGGTCAAGCTCGTTAAATCCTACTTCAAATAA
- a CDS encoding nitroreductase family protein, translating into MSNHFLDLAKQRRTIYALGKDMPVADEEAIDTIKEAVKQAPSAFNSQSSRIVILLGKEHNRFWEITREQLRKIVPADHFAGTSAKVDGFAAAAGSVLFFEDQDVVKTLQEQFASYADNFPVWSEHSTGIAQYAVWLALAEKGIGANLQHYNPLIDSDVKTAWQIPESWKLRAHMNFGSIEAPAGEKTYIDDDQRFIIAK; encoded by the coding sequence ATGTCTAATCACTTTCTGGACCTGGCAAAACAACGCCGGACTATTTATGCACTGGGTAAAGACATGCCTGTCGCGGATGAAGAAGCGATCGATACGATTAAAGAGGCGGTGAAACAGGCCCCTTCTGCCTTTAACTCCCAAAGTTCCCGTATCGTTATCCTGCTGGGAAAAGAGCATAACCGTTTCTGGGAAATCACCCGTGAGCAGCTGAGAAAAATCGTGCCGGCGGATCACTTTGCGGGAACCTCTGCCAAAGTCGATGGCTTTGCCGCTGCAGCAGGCTCGGTACTGTTCTTCGAAGATCAGGACGTGGTGAAAACGCTTCAGGAGCAGTTTGCTTCTTATGCTGATAATTTCCCGGTCTGGTCTGAACACAGCACCGGCATTGCACAGTACGCCGTATGGCTGGCACTGGCCGAAAAAGGCATTGGCGCTAACCTGCAGCACTACAATCCCCTGATAGACAGCGATGTGAAGACTGCCTGGCAGATCCCTGAGTCGTGGAAATTGAGGGCACACATGAACTTTGGCTCAATTGAAGCGCCAGCAGGCGAAAAAACCTACATTGATGACGACCAGCGCTTCATCATTGCAAAGTAA
- a CDS encoding MFS transporter, translating into MSIVKTSHNPQRANWNGIFAMTLCAFVLVASEFLPVSLLTPVANDLDVTEGLAGLGIAISGALAVLTSLTISDIAANINRKHLLLGMTVLMAISGMIIAQASSYLVYMSGRALIGIAIGGFWSLSAATAIRLVPSHRVSHALAIFNGGNALATVVAAPLGSYLGATIGWRGAFICIVPVALVAFIWQCLSLPDMPGNKTNQPRGSVFRLLSRPVVLIGMLACGLFFMGQFTLFTYVRPFLETVTQVNPSGLSLILLIIGVSGLVGTLIVSLFLNARFYPTLMAIPFLMAIIAGLLMLAGHNVWLVAPLLGLWGMLATAAPTGWWTWIARTLPENAEAGGGLMVAVVQLSIALGSTAGGMVFDHLGWLSAFGLSGVLLLSAVVLTFFTSRSQ; encoded by the coding sequence ATGTCGATAGTTAAAACATCCCATAACCCGCAGCGTGCAAACTGGAATGGTATTTTTGCGATGACCCTCTGCGCTTTCGTCCTGGTTGCTTCTGAATTTTTGCCTGTCAGCCTGCTCACGCCGGTTGCCAACGATTTAGACGTCACCGAAGGGCTGGCTGGGCTCGGGATCGCCATCTCCGGCGCACTGGCGGTATTGACCAGTCTGACAATTTCTGACATTGCCGCCAATATTAACCGCAAACACCTTCTGTTGGGGATGACGGTATTAATGGCCATATCGGGGATGATCATCGCGCAGGCTTCCAGCTATCTGGTCTATATGTCAGGACGTGCGCTGATTGGTATTGCCATCGGTGGATTCTGGTCTCTCTCTGCGGCAACGGCCATTCGTCTGGTGCCCTCGCATCGGGTATCCCATGCGCTGGCTATTTTTAATGGCGGCAATGCGCTGGCGACTGTCGTGGCAGCCCCCCTGGGGAGCTATCTTGGCGCAACCATCGGGTGGCGCGGTGCCTTCATCTGCATTGTCCCTGTTGCGCTGGTCGCCTTCATCTGGCAATGCTTGAGTCTGCCAGATATGCCCGGTAATAAGACAAATCAGCCTCGCGGGAGCGTTTTTAGGCTATTAAGCCGTCCTGTTGTTTTAATTGGCATGCTGGCGTGTGGTTTATTTTTTATGGGGCAGTTTACCTTATTTACCTATGTGCGCCCGTTTCTGGAAACCGTCACTCAGGTAAACCCGTCCGGCTTATCACTGATTTTGCTTATTATCGGTGTTTCAGGTTTGGTTGGGACGTTAATCGTTTCCCTCTTTCTCAACGCGCGGTTTTACCCGACGCTCATGGCCATCCCTTTTCTTATGGCCATTATCGCCGGGCTGTTAATGCTAGCGGGTCACAACGTCTGGTTGGTTGCGCCGCTATTAGGGCTTTGGGGAATGCTTGCAACTGCCGCACCAACGGGATGGTGGACATGGATCGCACGGACCCTGCCGGAGAATGCCGAGGCTGGCGGCGGTCTGATGGTGGCCGTGGTTCAGCTGTCGATCGCCCTGGGGTCAACGGCTGGCGGGATGGTGTTTGATCATCTGGGCTGGCTGAGCGCGTTTGGTCTGAGCGGTGTGTTGCTGCTTAGTGCGGTTGTCCTGACATTTTTCACCTCTCGATCTCAATAA
- a CDS encoding LysR family transcriptional regulator, which yields MAKRENYNELYLFMQVVREGSFTAAAQRLGLAQSGISRSVRELEERLGVQLLVRTTRRLSLTQAGEQLYKTAETGFDALNSGLATLAHYRQTPSGTVRINASQHAIDKVLLPKLAIFQQRYPDIRLELISESRFVDIIAERFDAGIRLGPEVGQGMIAVRITPDMEMAIVATPEHFRRYGFPQTPEDLVAHPCIAYQLADGSVYAWELNQQAKKITHRPQGQWAFSDSYMEAEAARRGLGLAYVPEELVSDDLQRGRLVRVLQRFSQRLDGSFLYYPHRNVSPALRIVIDALKT from the coding sequence ATGGCCAAACGGGAAAACTACAATGAGCTTTACCTGTTTATGCAGGTGGTGCGGGAAGGCAGTTTTACTGCCGCAGCGCAGCGGCTTGGCCTCGCTCAGTCTGGCATTAGCCGTTCTGTCCGCGAGCTTGAGGAAAGGTTAGGGGTACAACTTTTGGTCCGTACCACACGCAGGCTATCGCTGACCCAGGCCGGTGAGCAGCTCTACAAGACGGCGGAGACCGGATTCGATGCTCTGAATAGTGGACTGGCCACACTGGCACATTATCGTCAGACGCCTTCTGGCACCGTGCGTATTAATGCCAGCCAGCATGCCATAGATAAAGTCCTCCTGCCCAAGCTGGCGATCTTTCAACAACGCTACCCGGATATCCGGCTGGAGCTGATCAGCGAAAGCCGGTTTGTCGATATCATTGCGGAAAGATTCGATGCTGGCATACGTCTTGGTCCTGAGGTCGGACAAGGCATGATCGCGGTACGAATTACGCCCGATATGGAGATGGCGATTGTTGCTACACCTGAACATTTTCGTCGTTACGGCTTTCCACAAACTCCGGAGGATTTAGTGGCGCATCCCTGTATTGCCTACCAGCTTGCCGACGGCAGTGTGTATGCATGGGAACTTAACCAGCAGGCAAAAAAAATCACCCACCGGCCTCAGGGACAATGGGCCTTTTCTGACAGTTATATGGAGGCCGAAGCCGCAAGGCGTGGTCTTGGATTGGCTTATGTTCCAGAGGAACTGGTATCCGATGATCTGCAGCGGGGGAGATTGGTCAGAGTGTTACAGCGTTTCAGCCAACGCCTCGACGGTTCATTCCTCTATTATCCGCATCGGAATGTGTCACCGGCATTAAGAATCGTGATTGATGCATTAAAAACCTGA
- a CDS encoding LysR family transcriptional regulator, whose protein sequence is MPAVISTESFNSIVHFVTAANSNSFTEAAEQLGVSKSAIGKSIQRLEHNLGTALFHRTTRKISLTTEGEAYLASCQSALETLQMAEMALRSKLTEPTGTVRIDLPAAFGRSVMMPILMDMTKRYPHLKLTIIFNDRIIDPLDIGFDLAIRFGAVKDTTDLIARKLNDQQLIICASPDYLSAYGKPETLDDLNHHRCVLAWRGGAPLSWLIRDSEGKDVRIKPTPFHQISDGDAMIDACIAGAGLIQFPQALLRPHIQSGKLVPILSACNPAPTELNVIWPRARHLLPGVRFIIDELIALAGQKAFA, encoded by the coding sequence ATGCCAGCAGTTATTTCCACAGAATCCTTCAACAGCATCGTTCATTTTGTGACGGCGGCAAACTCCAACAGCTTTACCGAAGCCGCTGAACAGCTGGGGGTGTCGAAATCGGCAATTGGGAAAAGTATTCAGCGCCTTGAACATAATCTGGGTACCGCGCTGTTCCACCGTACCACCCGAAAAATCAGCCTGACGACGGAAGGTGAAGCCTATCTCGCCAGTTGCCAGAGCGCGCTGGAAACGCTGCAAATGGCCGAGATGGCATTGCGCTCTAAGCTGACGGAACCCACGGGCACGGTGAGGATTGATTTGCCGGCGGCATTTGGCCGATCGGTAATGATGCCGATTTTGATGGATATGACAAAGCGCTACCCCCACCTGAAGCTGACGATCATCTTTAATGACCGCATCATCGACCCACTGGATATTGGCTTCGATCTCGCGATTCGTTTTGGCGCTGTAAAAGACACCACCGATCTTATCGCCCGCAAGCTGAACGACCAGCAGCTGATCATTTGCGCGTCTCCTGACTATCTGTCGGCTTACGGCAAGCCGGAGACTCTGGACGATCTCAATCATCATCGCTGTGTGCTCGCCTGGCGCGGTGGCGCACCGCTCAGCTGGTTGATTCGTGATAGTGAGGGGAAAGATGTCAGAATTAAGCCCACGCCTTTTCATCAAATAAGTGATGGCGATGCGATGATCGATGCCTGCATTGCCGGCGCGGGCCTGATTCAGTTTCCGCAAGCATTGTTGCGGCCTCATATACAAAGCGGCAAGTTAGTGCCGATACTTTCGGCCTGCAATCCCGCCCCCACCGAGCTGAATGTGATCTGGCCACGCGCCCGTCATTTACTGCCCGGCGTGCGCTTTATCATTGATGAGCTTATTGCGTTAGCCGGACAAAAAGCCTTCGCGTGA
- a CDS encoding tautomerase family protein, producing MPVVNIQMFDGRDDAKPAIAKAVTDAIATHANVDPQYVYVIFNDVTTDNWAISGEIFAETLKKSG from the coding sequence ATGCCAGTAGTAAATATTCAGATGTTCGACGGTCGTGATGATGCCAAACCGGCTATCGCTAAAGCGGTGACCGACGCTATCGCCACCCATGCCAACGTTGATCCACAGTATGTCTACGTCATTTTCAACGACGTCACCACCGACAACTGGGCAATTTCAGGTGAGATTTTTGCTGAGACGCTGAAAAAATCGGGCTGA
- a CDS encoding alpha/beta hydrolase, with the protein MKIFTRKVTAVIPALLLCTSLSGVTTMSHAESTNPNAPVSMVAKWDKTFVESSKVEHRKVTFPTRYGITLVGDLYIPKDRGDRKLAAIAVSGPFGAVKEQSSGLYAQTLAEDGFVTLAFDPSYTGESGGSPRNVASPDINTEDFSAAVDFLGLQKEVDRQRIGILGICGWGGMALNAAAMDTRVKAVATSVMYDMSRAMGHGVGDGKDRYSTADRRAVLHYLNEQRWKDAESGKTAYAGHDIYVDESGKVTTSERILPETLPANPNPVLKEFFDYYRMPRGFHPRSVNSAGAWTATTPLSFMNMPLLSYANEITIPTLIVTGEKAHSRYFAEDAFKAVGSKDKELVIVPGANHVDLYDNVAGKIPFTRFETFFKTRLR; encoded by the coding sequence ATGAAAATTTTCACCCGTAAAGTCACAGCTGTCATACCCGCGTTACTGCTATGCACGTCATTAAGTGGAGTTACAACAATGAGTCACGCTGAATCAACCAATCCAAATGCGCCCGTGTCGATGGTGGCGAAATGGGACAAAACCTTTGTTGAAAGCAGTAAGGTCGAACATCGTAAGGTGACCTTCCCAACCCGTTACGGGATAACTCTGGTCGGCGATCTGTATATTCCTAAAGATCGTGGAGACCGCAAGCTTGCGGCAATTGCCGTCAGCGGTCCCTTTGGCGCAGTTAAAGAGCAATCCAGCGGTTTATACGCGCAGACACTGGCAGAAGATGGGTTTGTTACCCTGGCCTTTGATCCCTCCTATACCGGGGAAAGCGGCGGCTCGCCACGCAATGTTGCCTCTCCGGATATCAACACCGAAGACTTTAGTGCTGCGGTAGACTTCCTTGGTTTACAAAAAGAGGTCGATCGCCAGCGCATCGGTATTCTCGGCATCTGCGGCTGGGGAGGTATGGCGCTGAATGCAGCAGCAATGGATACCCGCGTCAAAGCGGTCGCGACCAGCGTTATGTACGACATGAGCCGCGCCATGGGCCATGGTGTTGGCGACGGAAAAGACCGCTATTCAACGGCCGACCGCCGTGCGGTATTACACTATCTGAACGAGCAGCGTTGGAAGGATGCAGAAAGCGGCAAAACCGCCTATGCGGGTCATGATATTTACGTTGATGAGAGCGGGAAAGTAACGACTTCCGAACGCATTCTACCGGAAACCTTACCCGCAAATCCCAATCCGGTGTTGAAAGAGTTCTTCGATTATTACCGTATGCCGCGCGGGTTCCATCCGCGTTCGGTTAACTCTGCCGGTGCCTGGACAGCCACAACGCCCTTATCGTTTATGAATATGCCATTGCTGAGCTATGCCAATGAAATCACTATTCCAACGTTAATCGTTACCGGTGAAAAAGCCCATTCACGCTATTTCGCGGAAGATGCCTTTAAGGCGGTGGGCAGCAAAGATAAAGAACTGGTGATTGTCCCAGGCGCTAACCATGTCGATTTATACGACAACGTTGCCGGTAAGATACCTTTCACCCGCTTTGAAACGTTTTTTAAAACCCGCTTACGTTAA
- a CDS encoding YdgH/BhsA/McbA-like domain containing protein → MKSVKNLVAIIAFSTISFGSFAQSITASASSLDGAEAQIAAQAQELGAKYKITEASSNNFVHMTAELIK, encoded by the coding sequence ATGAAATCAGTCAAAAATTTAGTTGCGATTATTGCCTTCTCTACAATTTCTTTCGGTAGTTTTGCGCAAAGCATCACCGCTTCAGCCTCTTCTCTGGATGGTGCAGAAGCACAAATCGCCGCCCAGGCACAGGAACTAGGTGCAAAATATAAAATCACCGAAGCAAGCTCTAACAATTTCGTGCACATGACCGCAGAGCTGATTAAATAA
- a CDS encoding putative quinol monooxygenase: MKNEITCVFHLAVNDGQFPAFKELVSRVVEATSKEPGTLSYVYSICDDQKTAHIVERYRQQDVVSHVDITFAPFAEAFLSLVTITGLTVYGEPDDEIRARLNPFGAVYMKPFDGFTR; encoded by the coding sequence ATGAAAAATGAAATTACCTGCGTATTCCACCTGGCCGTCAATGACGGACAATTTCCGGCGTTTAAAGAGTTAGTTTCCCGCGTGGTCGAAGCCACCAGCAAAGAGCCCGGCACCCTCAGCTATGTCTATAGCATCTGCGACGACCAGAAAACGGCCCACATTGTTGAGCGTTATCGCCAGCAGGATGTGGTAAGCCATGTCGACATCACGTTCGCGCCTTTCGCCGAAGCCTTTCTCTCTTTGGTGACCATCACCGGCCTGACGGTTTACGGTGAGCCGGATGATGAAATTCGTGCACGACTGAACCCATTCGGTGCCGTGTATATGAAACCCTTCGATGGCTTTACCCGCTAA